The genomic window TTCTATCCCGATGATTTGCCGGACAAACAGATGTTGCGCTATTACGGGGAACGATTTCGGACGGTTGAAATCAACAACACGTTCTATCGCATGAAGAAGGATGCGGCGCGCCTGGGTGAGTTTCTCAAACGGCTGCCAGAGGACCGACAAGCAGCGTTTGAGTTCCGCCATCAATCGTGGTTCGACGACGAAATCTTTGGCTTGTTGCGCGATCATCGCGCCGTGCTGTGCATTGCCGAGGCGGAGAATGACCTGGAGATTCCTTTCATCTCGACCGCGGATTGGGGCTATCTGCGGTTGCGTCGGCCCGATTATGGCGATCCGGAGCTGAAAGTGTGGGGCCAGCGCGTGCGCGAGCAGGAGTGGCGGGATGCGTTCGTCTTTTTCAAGGACGAGGACGAAGGCATGGGGCCGAAGATGGCCAGGAGGTTTTTGGAACTGGCGGCCAGTTCGTGATGTGAAGATCAGTCTGATCGGACCGATCCGTCAGCGCCCTCCAGCGTCCGCGTGCCCGTGCAGTCCGGATAAACCGAGCAACCCCAGAACTGCGAACCGG from Verrucomicrobiota bacterium includes these protein-coding regions:
- a CDS encoding DUF72 domain-containing protein; amino-acid sequence: MNLYIGTSGYSYKEWKGSFYPDDLPDKQMLRYYGERFRTVEINNTFYRMKKDAARLGEFLKRLPEDRQAAFEFRHQSWFDDEIFGLLRDHRAVLCIAEAENDLEIPFISTADWGYLRLRRPDYGDPELKVWGQRVREQEWRDAFVFFKDEDEGMGPKMARRFLELAASS